The proteins below are encoded in one region of Planctopirus limnophila DSM 3776:
- a CDS encoding UDP-glucuronic acid decarboxylase family protein, translating into MAATVLVTGGAGFVGSHICDRLIERGDKVICLDNFFTGRMANISHLKDHPQFQLVDHDIVHPITLDADRIYNMACPASPVAYQYNPIKTIKTSTLGMINMLGLAKRCKARILQASTSEVYGDPVVHPQTEDYWGHVNPLGPRSCYDEGKRVAESLCMNYHLAHQLEIRIVRIFNTYGPRMDPNDGRVISNFITQALKGEPLTVYGDGSQTRSFCYVDDLVRGIMALMDQGIHTGPVNIGNPGEYTMLELAEQVLKATGSKSTIDFRPLPQDDPKQRCPDITRAKAMLKWEPQIPLAEGLEKTVHYYRQQLGID; encoded by the coding sequence GTGGCTGCGACAGTACTCGTCACTGGTGGTGCAGGTTTTGTGGGAAGTCATATTTGTGACCGTCTCATTGAGCGAGGCGACAAAGTCATCTGCCTCGACAACTTTTTCACAGGCCGCATGGCCAATATTTCTCACCTGAAAGATCATCCGCAGTTTCAACTGGTGGATCACGATATTGTCCATCCGATCACACTTGATGCCGATCGCATTTACAACATGGCTTGCCCTGCTTCGCCAGTGGCTTATCAGTACAACCCCATCAAGACGATCAAGACCTCGACATTGGGGATGATCAACATGCTGGGTCTGGCCAAGCGCTGCAAAGCCCGCATCCTGCAGGCCAGCACTTCGGAAGTTTATGGCGACCCGGTGGTACATCCTCAAACCGAAGATTACTGGGGGCATGTCAATCCGTTAGGGCCACGCAGTTGCTATGACGAAGGGAAGCGCGTTGCTGAATCGCTGTGCATGAACTATCACCTGGCTCATCAGCTCGAGATTCGCATTGTCCGCATCTTTAACACTTACGGCCCGCGGATGGATCCCAACGACGGGCGGGTGATTTCGAACTTTATCACACAAGCTCTCAAAGGGGAGCCACTCACTGTCTATGGTGATGGCAGCCAGACCCGTTCCTTCTGCTATGTCGATGATCTCGTGCGCGGCATCATGGCACTGATGGATCAGGGGATTCATACTGGCCCGGTGAATATCGGAAATCCAGGGGAATATACCATGCTCGAACTCGCAGAGCAGGTTCTCAAAGCCACAGGTTCAAAGAGCACCATCGACTTCCGCCCCCTGCCTCAAGATGACCCGAAACAGCGCTGCCCGGATATCACCCGCGCGAAAGCGATGCTGAAGTGGGAGCCGCAGATTCCACTGGCGGAAGGTCTTGAGAAGACCGTCCATTACTATCGACAGCAGCTGGGTATTGACTAG
- a CDS encoding RraA family protein, with amino-acid sequence MSVVISPQTLTELALFDTPTICNAVELWDLRPRNEGYMNSSIRACFPDLPPMVGFALTSTFRSQKPPRGGDAYGSMGAQVEAMASIPGPPVIVFQDLDEPVASATFGEVMCTTYQSFGAKGIITSGAGRDLDQVAPLKFPAFTSGSIAAHGYCHILAINVPVTVGGITIYPGDLLHGDRNGVSTIPPEIASEVPDVCRELAKAEAIVLGYLKDPSRTVAGFNDARKACAAHIAEVRSRLLKTH; translated from the coding sequence ATGTCCGTAGTCATCTCGCCGCAAACCCTCACGGAACTGGCACTCTTCGATACTCCCACGATCTGCAATGCGGTCGAGCTTTGGGATCTCCGGCCTCGTAATGAAGGCTACATGAATTCGTCCATCCGGGCCTGCTTTCCGGATCTTCCACCGATGGTCGGCTTTGCTCTCACCAGCACCTTCCGCAGCCAGAAGCCACCCCGTGGCGGAGATGCTTACGGCAGCATGGGTGCACAAGTTGAAGCCATGGCCAGTATTCCCGGCCCGCCCGTGATCGTTTTTCAGGATCTGGATGAGCCCGTCGCTTCGGCCACATTCGGCGAAGTGATGTGTACGACCTATCAAAGTTTTGGTGCCAAAGGCATCATCACCTCTGGTGCCGGTCGCGACCTCGATCAGGTCGCTCCCCTCAAGTTTCCCGCTTTTACCAGTGGCTCCATCGCTGCCCATGGGTATTGCCATATCCTCGCGATCAACGTCCCTGTCACAGTGGGTGGCATCACCATCTATCCCGGCGATCTGCTTCATGGCGACCGCAATGGAGTGAGTACCATACCGCCGGAAATCGCGAGCGAAGTTCCCGATGTCTGCCGTGAACTTGCGAAAGCCGAAGCCATTGTCCTCGGTTACCTCAAAGATCCATCTCGAACAGTCGCAGGCTTTAACGATGCTCGCAAAGCCTGTGCGGCTCATATTGCTGAGGTCAGGTCACGATTGCTTAAAACTCATTAA
- a CDS encoding cysteine desulfurase family protein has product MIYLDHNATTKPLPEVVEVVSNCQQEAWANPGSRHAMGRRARRVLDDSRESISSLLGAAPEELIFTSGGTESINLALRGLVGTRPGVIVMGSGEHPATVETCRWLAMVQGHKLLEIPVNSQGELRTPDQCEIPWDDVRLVTILWGHNETGVIQPIDPWSHACRDRNIPLHLDAVQMIGKMPLEEVSFRKTGATAISFASHKFHGPRGIGGLLLSPAARLTPLLTGGHQERDRRAGTEFTPLVAGMAKALELFAREGSSAYQRMIELRKLLEDHLLDSSAPAHVFGIEASSRLPNTIQVAFENVPAEALLVNLDLAGIACSAGSTCASGSMEPSPILLAMGVQPELAKCSIRLSLGRFTTREEIMSAVSIIARTVQRLRDQAAQ; this is encoded by the coding sequence ATGATTTATCTCGACCATAATGCCACGACGAAACCACTCCCTGAGGTGGTTGAAGTGGTTTCGAACTGTCAGCAGGAAGCCTGGGCCAATCCGGGTTCGCGCCATGCCATGGGCCGACGTGCCAGACGAGTTCTGGATGACAGTCGGGAATCGATTTCGAGCCTGCTCGGCGCCGCTCCTGAGGAATTGATCTTCACATCAGGAGGAACGGAATCAATCAATCTGGCGCTGCGAGGTCTCGTGGGAACCCGGCCCGGCGTCATTGTGATGGGCTCGGGAGAACATCCTGCCACCGTAGAAACCTGCCGCTGGCTGGCCATGGTGCAAGGTCACAAGCTGCTCGAAATTCCTGTCAATTCTCAAGGTGAGTTGAGAACACCCGACCAGTGCGAGATTCCCTGGGATGATGTCCGACTGGTGACGATTCTCTGGGGGCATAATGAAACTGGTGTGATTCAACCGATTGATCCATGGAGCCATGCCTGCCGCGATCGAAACATTCCATTGCATCTAGATGCCGTGCAGATGATTGGCAAAATGCCACTGGAAGAGGTGTCGTTTCGAAAGACCGGTGCGACCGCCATCAGTTTTGCCAGTCATAAGTTTCATGGCCCGCGCGGAATTGGGGGTTTGCTCCTTTCGCCAGCAGCGCGGTTAACACCACTGCTCACGGGCGGGCACCAGGAACGAGATCGCCGGGCGGGGACAGAGTTCACACCACTGGTTGCGGGAATGGCGAAAGCCCTGGAATTGTTTGCCCGGGAAGGAAGTTCCGCATATCAGCGCATGATCGAGTTGAGGAAACTGCTGGAGGATCATCTTCTCGATAGTTCTGCCCCGGCTCATGTGTTTGGAATCGAGGCTTCAAGCCGCCTGCCCAATACCATTCAAGTTGCCTTCGAAAATGTGCCAGCAGAGGCTTTGCTGGTGAATCTCGATCTGGCTGGTATCGCCTGTTCGGCTGGCAGCACCTGTGCCAGTGGTTCGATGGAGCCTTCCCCCATCCTGCTGGCCATGGGGGTGCAGCCAGAGCTTGCCAAGTGCTCGATTCGATTGAGCCTCGGGCGATTCACCACGCGCGAGGAAATCATGAGTGCGGTTTCCATCATTGCCCGCACTGTGCAGCGCTTACGGGATCAGGCTGCTCAATAG
- a CDS encoding alpha/beta hydrolase, with amino-acid sequence MPTGLGRNCDSVDLLHPLHALTTLCLVLTGVIVSSGVAAAQTGPETPAARNVAYVENGHQRQRLHVYLPATGKNWPLVIWIHGGGWESGNHDYSPARFLVNEGFAVASIGYRLSTDAPFPAQIQDCKAAIRWLKKQAPRFGYNPERVGVWGQSAGGHLASLVGTTGADSIFDVGANLESKSNVQVVIDFCGPTDLSLYGQSKADDTLGRLIGGPIQNNAAKVKAANPLSYIQKDQLPAFLIVHGDRDNIVPIKHSELLVNALKANGGDVTYHIAKGKQHDVRENDTPQRVTAFFKANLQK; translated from the coding sequence ATGCCAACAGGGCTCGGACGGAATTGCGATTCGGTTGATCTGCTGCACCCCCTCCATGCGTTGACGACTCTTTGCCTGGTGCTGACAGGCGTGATTGTCTCCAGCGGTGTTGCTGCGGCACAGACTGGGCCAGAGACACCCGCAGCCCGAAATGTGGCCTATGTCGAAAATGGCCATCAGAGGCAACGACTGCACGTCTACCTGCCAGCGACCGGAAAGAACTGGCCACTCGTGATCTGGATTCATGGTGGCGGCTGGGAAAGTGGAAATCATGACTATTCACCAGCGCGTTTTCTCGTGAATGAAGGGTTTGCAGTAGCGAGTATTGGCTACCGGCTTTCGACGGATGCTCCCTTTCCGGCACAGATTCAGGACTGCAAGGCTGCCATTCGCTGGTTGAAAAAGCAGGCCCCCAGGTTCGGCTACAATCCCGAGCGTGTCGGTGTCTGGGGTCAATCCGCCGGCGGTCACCTCGCCAGTCTGGTAGGAACCACCGGGGCCGATTCGATCTTTGATGTGGGTGCAAATCTTGAAAGTAAAAGTAACGTGCAAGTAGTGATTGATTTCTGCGGGCCGACCGATCTTTCGCTCTATGGTCAATCGAAGGCCGATGACACTCTGGGAAGGCTGATCGGCGGACCGATTCAGAACAATGCTGCCAAAGTGAAGGCCGCCAATCCGCTGAGTTATATCCAAAAAGATCAGCTTCCCGCTTTTCTGATTGTGCATGGCGATCGCGACAACATCGTTCCCATCAAACATAGTGAGCTTCTGGTGAACGCACTCAAAGCCAATGGTGGCGATGTGACCTATCATATTGCCAAGGGAAAGCAGCACGATGTCCGGGAAAATGACACGCCCCAGAGAGTGACTGCCTTTTTCAAAGCGAACCTGCAGAAGTGA
- a CDS encoding 3-keto-disaccharide hydrolase, which yields MKLSCWGTNRPRFVRVAMISCAVLVAGAGIVSSGEWVSGIRWAEPVVVTPGTNPGDPPCDALVLFDGKSLDQFQGGEKWVIENGYAIAKGGGISSKESFGDCQLHIEWATPEKVEGKGQGRGNSGVYLMGQYEIQILDSFENPTYFDGQAGSLYKTKPPLVNASRKPGEWQSYDIIFNAPRFSAEGALLKPGYVTVLHNGVLIQNHTEILGMTAWDSPPKYKAHPPEAPFQLQFHGNPVRFRNIWIREIPEIAAERP from the coding sequence ATGAAGTTGTCTTGCTGGGGCACGAATCGACCCCGTTTTGTCAGAGTTGCCATGATCAGTTGTGCCGTGCTGGTCGCCGGTGCGGGAATCGTGAGTTCTGGCGAATGGGTGAGCGGGATTCGCTGGGCTGAGCCTGTTGTCGTGACACCTGGCACAAATCCCGGCGATCCCCCCTGCGATGCCCTGGTGTTGTTTGATGGCAAAAGTCTTGATCAGTTTCAGGGTGGCGAGAAGTGGGTCATTGAAAATGGCTATGCCATTGCTAAGGGTGGGGGGATTTCATCGAAAGAGAGTTTTGGTGACTGCCAGCTCCACATTGAATGGGCCACTCCCGAAAAGGTCGAAGGCAAAGGCCAGGGGCGAGGCAACAGCGGTGTCTATCTGATGGGTCAGTACGAGATTCAGATTCTCGACTCGTTCGAAAATCCGACTTACTTCGATGGTCAGGCCGGTTCGCTCTATAAGACCAAGCCACCTCTGGTCAATGCCTCCCGCAAACCCGGCGAGTGGCAAAGTTACGACATCATTTTCAATGCGCCCCGATTCAGTGCTGAAGGGGCTCTGCTTAAACCCGGGTATGTGACCGTTCTTCACAATGGTGTCTTGATTCAGAACCACACGGAAATTCTCGGCATGACCGCCTGGGATTCTCCCCCCAAGTACAAGGCCCATCCACCGGAGGCTCCTTTCCAATTACAGTTTCATGGCAATCCTGTCCGGTTCCGCAACATCTGGATTCGTGAGATTCCCGAGATTGCAGCCGAGCGGCCTTAA
- a CDS encoding UxaA family hydrolase, giving the protein MATQNLPAGSVTHEGQELLIRQPVRAGHKVALLPIAAGTPILKYGQPFAIASRDILAGEHVHTHNVRVMGPEDCQQLAKPNSASSSHDRSTSPTTHVENEMTFAGIRRPDGRVATRNYVAVIGTVNCSSTVVRKIVRAISQDLLNQYENVDGVIPLVHSGGCAMEFGGTDHRQLARILGGYARHPNIGAYLLVGLGCETGQGSFLIEQEGLVQLRRSGEVQQSAPPLLVNIQEAGGVRRTIERALAALKELLPEANKCQRESIPASELVMGLKCGGSDGFSGLTANPALGVASDLLISQGGTALLAETPEIFGGEHLLASRSIDSEVSQKLLDKVAWWRAYAAKFGTTLDGNPSFGNKEGGLTTIVEKSLGAITKGGASPLVDVLDYAERVRHRGLNFMDSPGYDPASVTGLIASGAHVVCFTTGRGSCFGSKPAPTLKISTNTSLFERLSEEMDFDAGRVLSGASISQTGQNLLRKVLKVASGEKTCSEQQGFGDDEFFPWTPGPVL; this is encoded by the coding sequence GTGGCAACACAGAATCTGCCAGCGGGTTCTGTGACGCACGAAGGCCAGGAACTTCTCATCAGGCAACCAGTGCGTGCCGGGCACAAGGTGGCCTTGCTTCCGATCGCAGCAGGAACACCCATTCTCAAGTACGGCCAGCCATTCGCCATCGCTTCACGAGATATTCTGGCAGGCGAACATGTGCATACTCACAATGTACGAGTGATGGGGCCGGAGGATTGCCAGCAATTGGCGAAGCCGAATTCAGCCAGTTCATCTCATGATCGATCAACAAGCCCGACAACCCATGTTGAAAATGAGATGACGTTTGCCGGGATTCGGCGGCCTGATGGCCGGGTGGCCACGCGAAACTATGTGGCAGTTATCGGCACAGTCAATTGTTCTTCCACTGTGGTGCGAAAAATTGTGCGTGCCATTTCACAAGATCTTCTGAACCAGTACGAAAACGTCGATGGAGTCATCCCGCTGGTGCATAGTGGTGGCTGTGCCATGGAGTTTGGCGGGACAGATCATCGGCAGCTGGCACGCATTCTGGGTGGATATGCCAGGCATCCCAACATTGGAGCCTATCTTCTGGTCGGGCTGGGCTGTGAAACAGGACAGGGATCTTTTCTGATCGAACAGGAAGGACTTGTGCAACTGCGGCGTTCCGGTGAAGTTCAGCAGTCGGCACCACCATTGCTGGTCAATATCCAGGAAGCGGGTGGAGTCCGCCGAACGATTGAACGCGCGCTGGCGGCTTTAAAAGAACTTCTTCCCGAAGCAAACAAGTGCCAGAGAGAATCGATCCCCGCCAGCGAACTGGTGATGGGTTTGAAGTGCGGTGGCAGTGATGGCTTCAGCGGCCTGACGGCGAATCCAGCACTTGGTGTCGCCAGCGATCTGCTGATTTCTCAGGGTGGGACAGCACTCCTTGCGGAGACGCCGGAAATATTTGGTGGCGAGCATCTTCTGGCATCGCGATCGATCGATTCAGAAGTCTCTCAGAAGTTACTTGATAAAGTCGCCTGGTGGCGTGCCTACGCCGCTAAGTTCGGCACCACGCTCGATGGCAACCCGTCGTTTGGGAACAAAGAGGGTGGCCTGACGACGATTGTCGAGAAATCGCTCGGAGCGATTACCAAAGGTGGTGCTTCGCCACTGGTCGATGTCCTCGATTATGCCGAGCGGGTTCGTCATCGCGGGTTGAACTTTATGGATTCACCCGGCTACGACCCTGCCAGTGTGACCGGCCTGATTGCCAGTGGTGCCCATGTCGTTTGCTTCACCACAGGCCGGGGAAGTTGCTTTGGCTCCAAGCCCGCTCCTACTCTCAAAATTTCCACCAACACCTCGTTATTCGAGCGACTTTCGGAAGAGATGGATTTTGATGCAGGTCGCGTCCTTTCCGGAGCTTCGATCTCACAGACAGGCCAAAATCTGCTACGGAAGGTTCTCAAAGTCGCCAGTGGTGAAAAGACCTGCAGCGAGCAGCAAGGCTTCGGAGACGATGAATTCTTCCCCTGGACTCCCGGGCCGGTACTGTAA
- the pepT gene encoding peptidase T has product MTPATCHFRDELLERFLRYVRIETTADETSQTVPSTMSQLDLSRLLFAECEAMGLADCSMSPHGVVMATVPATIPDGAGGKKLPAIAWIAHVDTSPEYSGKNVQPIVHRHYDGRDIHLPADPRQIHRPSEQPELAAAVGHTIITTDGSTLLGGDDKGGVAVIMQAARELMRSDLPHGPIRLCFTCDEEIGRGTDHLDLAALDCICGYTLDGGGQGVVDNETFSADQAVITVKGVNTHPSVGKGVMVNAIRILSELIARLPKLAVSPETTDGRDGFIHPYHLEGGVAQASARLILRDFETSGLAAQARILQSIAESLKVEYPRATIEIAIHPQYRNMRDGLAKEPRAVPKALAAMKAAGIEPILSIIRGGTDGSLLTAKGLPCPNLSTGQHNPHSPLEWASLDEMEVAVKVLIQLAIEWGKLE; this is encoded by the coding sequence ATGACTCCCGCTACTTGCCATTTTCGAGATGAACTCCTGGAACGATTCTTGCGCTATGTGCGCATCGAAACGACGGCGGACGAAACCAGCCAGACTGTTCCCAGCACCATGAGCCAGCTCGATCTCTCCCGACTGCTGTTCGCGGAATGTGAGGCCATGGGGTTGGCCGATTGTTCGATGAGTCCTCACGGGGTCGTCATGGCCACAGTCCCAGCGACCATTCCGGACGGAGCCGGGGGGAAGAAACTTCCCGCGATTGCCTGGATTGCTCATGTCGATACTTCACCTGAGTACAGTGGGAAAAACGTTCAGCCCATTGTGCATCGCCATTACGATGGCCGGGACATTCATCTGCCAGCCGACCCTCGGCAGATCCATCGCCCTTCCGAACAGCCCGAACTGGCTGCTGCCGTGGGACACACCATCATCACGACCGATGGCTCGACACTGTTGGGTGGCGATGATAAAGGGGGCGTGGCTGTCATCATGCAGGCTGCGCGAGAACTGATGCGCAGTGATCTTCCCCATGGGCCGATCCGGCTCTGCTTTACCTGCGATGAAGAAATAGGCCGCGGCACCGATCATCTCGATCTGGCGGCTCTCGACTGCATTTGCGGCTACACACTCGATGGTGGTGGGCAAGGTGTCGTCGATAACGAAACATTCTCGGCTGATCAGGCCGTGATCACTGTCAAAGGGGTCAACACCCACCCTTCTGTCGGCAAAGGAGTCATGGTCAATGCCATTCGTATTCTGAGTGAACTCATCGCGCGCCTGCCTAAACTCGCGGTTTCACCAGAAACAACCGACGGCCGCGACGGGTTTATTCATCCTTACCATCTCGAAGGGGGAGTGGCCCAAGCTTCCGCCCGGCTCATTCTGCGAGACTTCGAAACCAGCGGATTAGCAGCACAGGCCCGGATCCTGCAATCGATCGCAGAGTCGTTGAAGGTCGAATATCCGCGTGCCACGATCGAAATCGCGATCCATCCGCAGTATCGCAACATGCGCGACGGATTGGCCAAAGAACCCCGAGCTGTGCCGAAGGCTCTGGCTGCCATGAAAGCCGCCGGGATCGAACCGATATTGAGTATCATTCGTGGCGGAACGGATGGTTCTCTCCTTACGGCTAAAGGTTTGCCTTGCCCGAATCTCTCGACTGGCCAGCATAACCCGCATTCGCCACTCGAATGGGCCAGCCTCGATGAAATGGAAGTGGCTGTCAAAGTACTGATTCAGCTCGCTATCGAGTGGGGTAAGCTCGAATAA